From a region of the Kwoniella mangroviensis CBS 8507 chromosome 1 map unlocalized Ctg01, whole genome shotgun sequence genome:
- a CDS encoding arginine biosynthesis bifunctional protein ArgJ, mitochondrial has translation MPPSLPSPSSVTRAAITLPILARAASTTSAGTAVTPNKPPPSKDHHVHTYSPEAFPLGYTVSSTHAGIKKKAGALDLGILVSTSDTPCSAAACMTRNVFKAAPVTVTSELLRNSNGRAKGFIINSGCANAVTGKKGLEDAWSMSNTTTSQLPPSGAQSDKEGTLVMSTGVIGQHLPISSILDKIPELIRTLDDSPKSWLDLSKAFMTTDTFPKLRAKTFKIGDRLIRMAGIDKGAGMIAPNMGPPQPPHATLLGVIATDAAIKPEDLQNALNYAVDRSFNNITVDGDMSTNDTILCLANGAAGSAEHGGRETEEKMKELTEKANPEEFGIFKEQLREFAEELAQLVVRDGEGATKFVTIRVKGAPTYEIANAVAKSVANSSLFKTAMYGEDANWGRILCAVGYTPLSPNPISPTSVSVSFLPPAASSNTTPLRLLTNGEPEPNIDEARASEILKEEDLEIEIDLGDGNEEAKVWTCDFSHEYVTINGSVSTKVGIVISLGHIGRGRGRMDVRLILHLVFRRSIEVDRRDEKVNGDEVGKRRRKAKEYFTGRLQSDSYII, from the exons ATGCCTCCTTccctcccttctccctcttcggTCACTCGAGCAGCGATCACCCTCCCCATCCTTGCTCGTGCCGCAAGCACCACCTCAGCCGGGACAGCCGTCACACCCAACAAACCCCCTCCATCTAAAGACCATCATGTACACACCTACTCTCCCGAGGCATTTCCTCTAGGATACACCGTCTCCTCTACTCACGCTggaatcaagaagaaagccgGTGCTTTAGATTTAGGTATATTGGTCTCAACTTCCGACACTCCTTGTTCAGCAGCGGCATGTATGACTCGAAACGTCTTCAAGGCTGCTCCTGTCACAGTCACTTCTGAACTGCTCCGAAATAGCAATGGTCGAGCCAAGGGATTTATAATTAATTCAGGTTGTGCGAACGCAGTAACGGGTAAAAAAGGTTTAGAAGATGCTTGGTCAATGTCCAACACAACCacttctcaacttcctccttctgGTGCACAAAGTGATAAAGAGGGTACATTGGTAATGTCAACAGGAGTCATTGGGCAACATTTACCCATTTCATCGATATTAGATAAAATTCCAGAATTAATTAGAACTCTCGATGATTCACCTAAATCATGGTTAGATCTCTCAAAAGCATTTATGACTACCGATACGTTCCCCAAACTTCGTGCTAAAACATTCAAGATTGGTGATAGATTAATTAGAATGGCAGGTATAGATAAAGGTGCAGGTATGATCGCACCTAATATGGGacctcctcaaccacccCATGCGACGCTTTTAGGTGTAATTGCTACAGACGCAGCTATCAAGCCCGAAGATCTTCAAAATGCTTTGAACTACGCTGTTGATAGATCGTTCAATAATATCACTGTAGATGGCGATATGTCGACGAACGATACGATCTTATGTCTGGCGAATGGTGCTGCTGGGTCAGCGGAACATGGAGGTAGAGAAACGGAAGAGAAAATGAAAGAGTTGACGGAGAAAGCAAATCCAGAGGAATTTGGGATATTCAAAGAGCAGCTGAGAGAGTTTGCAGAAGAGTTGGCTCAGTTGGTAGTTAGGGATGGTGAGGGTGCGACCAAGTTTGTTACTATTCGAGTCAAG GGCGCCCCGACATACGAAATCGCAAATGCTGTCGCTAAATCCGTAGCTAACTCAAGTTTGTTCAAGACTGCGATGTATGgcgaag ATGCCAACTGGGGTAGAATTCTTTGTGCTGT CGGCTACACCCCTCTTTCACCCAACCCAATCTCTCCAACATCCGTGTCCGTATCATTTCTCCCTCCCGCTGCATCCTCAAACACCACTCCCTTGCGATTACTCACCAATGGCGAGCCAGAACCTAATATCGATGAGGCTCGAGCTAGCGAGATATtaaaagaggaagatctagagattgaaattgatcttGGAGATGGTAACGAGGAAGCAAAAGTTTGGACATGTGATTTTTCACATGAATATGTCACGATTAACGGCAGTGTGAGTACGAAAGTTGGCATTGTCATCAGTTTGGGACATATaggcagaggaagaggaaggatggatgtACGACTGATCTTGCATTTGGTCTTCCGACGTAGtatcgaagttgatcgaagagatgaaaaagtcaatggagatgaagtaggtaaaaggagaaggaaagcaAAGGAGTATTTCACTGGTAGACTTCAATCCGACTCATACATTATATAG